A genomic window from Microvirga sp. TS319 includes:
- a CDS encoding gamma-butyrobetaine hydroxylase-like domain-containing protein, with amino-acid sequence MTTERWPTELRLAKDRRSLRVAFDDGAAFDLPAEYLRVTSPSAEVQGHSPSERKTVPGKRDVEIIGVEPVGNYAVKLVFDDLHDTGIYGWGYLYELGAGYGQKWQAYLDELSAKGLSREKAR; translated from the coding sequence ATGACAACCGAGCGCTGGCCCACGGAGCTTCGCCTCGCCAAGGACAGGCGCAGCCTGCGCGTCGCTTTCGACGATGGCGCCGCCTTCGACCTCCCTGCCGAGTATCTTCGCGTGACGAGCCCGTCGGCGGAGGTGCAGGGCCACTCTCCCTCCGAGCGCAAGACTGTTCCGGGCAAGAGGGACGTGGAGATCATCGGCGTCGAGCCGGTCGGTAACTATGCCGTGAAGCTCGTTTTCGACGACCTGCACGACACCGGCATCTACGGCTGGGGCTATCTCTATGAGCTCGGGGCCGGTTACGGGCAGAAATGGCAGGCCTATCTCGACGAGCTTTCCGCCAAGGGCCTCTCGCGGGAGAAGGCGCGCTGA
- the moaA gene encoding GTP 3',8-cyclase MoaA has translation MWGSTIEPPGTSSAPALLDPFGRAVTYLRVSVTDRCDFRCVYCMSEDMSFLPKRDLLSLEELDRICTAFVGQGVRKLRITGGEPLVRRDIMTLFRSLSRHLESGALDELTVTTNGSQLARFAQELVSCGVRRVNVSIDTLDPDKFHRITRWGNLAKVLQGLDAAQAAGLKVKINAVALKGVNEDEIESLIEWTHGRGMDLTLIEVMPLGEIDGQRIDQYLPLSEMRQRIEARYTLQDLAERTGGPARYVKVAETGGKLGFITPLTHNFCESCNRVRLTCTGQLFMCLGQEDAADLRTPVRASEDDGPLNRAILDAIARKPKGHDFIIDRNHARPAVGRHMSMTGG, from the coding sequence ATGTGGGGATCAACAATCGAGCCTCCTGGCACCTCCTCCGCTCCTGCCCTGCTGGACCCGTTCGGGCGCGCCGTGACTTACCTGCGCGTTTCGGTGACGGACCGCTGTGATTTTCGCTGCGTCTATTGCATGTCCGAGGACATGTCCTTCCTGCCCAAGCGCGACCTCCTGAGCCTCGAGGAGCTCGACCGCATCTGCACGGCCTTCGTCGGACAGGGCGTCCGCAAGCTGCGCATCACCGGCGGCGAACCTCTGGTGCGGCGGGACATCATGACCCTGTTCCGCTCCCTCTCGCGCCATCTGGAATCCGGCGCCCTCGATGAACTGACCGTGACCACCAATGGCTCCCAGCTCGCGCGGTTTGCCCAGGAACTCGTCTCCTGCGGCGTCCGGCGCGTGAACGTCTCCATCGACACCCTCGACCCGGACAAGTTCCATCGCATCACCCGCTGGGGCAATCTCGCCAAGGTGCTGCAGGGGCTCGACGCGGCGCAGGCCGCCGGCCTCAAGGTGAAGATCAACGCGGTCGCTCTCAAGGGCGTCAATGAGGACGAGATCGAGAGCCTGATCGAGTGGACCCACGGGCGCGGCATGGATCTGACCCTCATCGAGGTCATGCCGCTCGGCGAAATCGACGGGCAGCGCATCGATCAGTACCTCCCTCTCTCGGAGATGAGGCAGCGCATCGAGGCGCGCTACACGCTGCAGGATCTCGCCGAGCGCACCGGGGGACCTGCCCGCTACGTGAAGGTGGCGGAGACGGGCGGCAAACTCGGTTTCATCACGCCGCTGACGCACAATTTCTGCGAGAGCTGCAACCGCGTTCGGCTGACCTGCACGGGCCAGCTCTTCATGTGCCTTGGCCAGGAAGACGCCGCCGATCTGCGCACGCCCGTCCGTGCTTCGGAGGACGATGGGCCGCTGAACCGGGCGATCCTCGACGCCATCGCTCGCAAGCCGAAGGGCCACGATTTCATCATCGACCGGAACCACGCCCGCCCGGCCGTGGGCCGCCATATGAGCATGACGGGCGGTTAG
- a CDS encoding transporter substrate-binding domain-containing protein, translating to MASSAEEAAPARAPAIRIAIEGAYPPFNFIDPNSNELQGFEVDLLKSLCEAMHAQCDIVQHEWDGIIKGLLNKEYDAIMSSMEITDRRRKRIAFTDPYYRIPAVFIGSKEVAPGEVTPQALAGKRIGTIERSDHEVYLKTYYTKSEIVLYAKAEEANLDLLVGRIDAVFADELLLSKFLQSREGECCHVLGDAPADPTYHRESYGIGLRKEDEDLRARFNRAIAQVKADGTYDLIRSRYFSFDIK from the coding sequence ATGGCGTCATCAGCCGAAGAGGCCGCGCCTGCGCGGGCGCCGGCCATCCGCATCGCGATCGAGGGCGCCTACCCGCCCTTCAACTTCATCGATCCTAACAGCAACGAGTTGCAGGGCTTCGAGGTCGATCTGCTGAAGAGCCTCTGCGAGGCGATGCACGCTCAATGCGACATCGTCCAGCACGAATGGGACGGCATCATCAAGGGCCTGCTCAACAAAGAATACGACGCGATCATGTCGTCGATGGAGATCACCGATCGGCGCCGGAAGCGGATTGCCTTCACCGACCCCTATTACCGCATCCCCGCCGTCTTCATTGGCTCCAAGGAGGTGGCGCCGGGAGAGGTCACGCCGCAGGCACTCGCAGGAAAACGGATCGGGACCATCGAGCGCAGCGATCACGAGGTGTATCTCAAGACCTACTACACGAAGTCCGAGATCGTCCTCTATGCCAAGGCGGAGGAAGCCAATCTCGACCTGCTCGTGGGGCGGATCGATGCGGTGTTTGCGGACGAGCTTCTCCTCTCGAAGTTTCTGCAGAGTCGGGAGGGCGAATGCTGCCACGTGCTGGGCGATGCTCCCGCCGACCCGACCTATCACCGGGAATCCTACGGGATCGGCCTGCGCAAGGAGGACGAGGACTTGCGCGCCCGGTTCAATCGCGCCATCGCGCAGGTCAAGGCGGACGGCACCTACGACCTGATCCGCTCCCGGTATTTTTCCTTCGACATCAAGTAG
- a CDS encoding NAD(P)-dependent oxidoreductase: MMAKVAFLGLGVMGYPMARHLKNKGHEVTVYNRTAAKADKWVSENGGRAARTPREAADGQEVVFACVGNDDDLRQVTTGEDGAFQGMGKGSVFVDHTTASAEVARELYAAAKDNGFAFIDAPVSGGQAGAENGVLTVMCGGDADVYAKVEPAIMSFARASRLMGPAGAGQLTKMINQICIAGLVQGLAEGIHFGQKAGLDIEAVLDVISKGAAGSWQMENRGKTMNQGKFDFGFAVDWMRKDLSIVLNEARRSGASLPVTALVDQFYADVQKMGGNRWDTSSLIARLQK; the protein is encoded by the coding sequence ATGATGGCGAAGGTCGCATTTCTGGGTCTGGGCGTGATGGGCTATCCCATGGCGCGGCATCTCAAGAACAAGGGCCACGAGGTGACGGTCTACAACCGCACCGCCGCGAAGGCCGACAAATGGGTGTCGGAGAACGGCGGCCGCGCCGCCAGAACTCCGCGCGAGGCCGCAGACGGCCAGGAGGTCGTGTTCGCCTGCGTGGGCAACGACGACGATCTGCGCCAGGTCACCACGGGCGAGGACGGCGCCTTCCAGGGCATGGGCAAGGGGTCGGTCTTCGTCGACCACACGACCGCCTCGGCGGAAGTCGCGCGTGAGCTCTACGCCGCCGCGAAGGACAACGGCTTTGCCTTCATCGATGCGCCGGTGTCGGGCGGTCAGGCCGGCGCGGAGAACGGCGTCCTCACGGTCATGTGCGGCGGCGACGCCGACGTATATGCCAAAGTCGAGCCGGCGATCATGAGCTTCGCCCGCGCCTCGCGCCTGATGGGCCCCGCCGGCGCTGGCCAGCTCACCAAGATGATCAACCAGATCTGCATCGCGGGCCTGGTGCAGGGCCTCGCCGAGGGCATTCACTTCGGCCAGAAGGCCGGTCTCGACATCGAGGCGGTGCTGGACGTGATCTCCAAGGGCGCCGCCGGATCGTGGCAGATGGAGAACCGCGGCAAGACCATGAATCAGGGCAAGTTCGATTTCGGGTTCGCCGTGGATTGGATGCGCAAGGATCTGTCGATTGTGCTGAATGAAGCCCGCAGGAGCGGCGCGAGCCTGCCCGTCACCGCTCTCGTCGATCAATTCTATGCCGATGTGCAGAAGATGGGCGGCAACCGCTGGGATACGTCGAGCCTCATCGCCCGGCTCCAGAAGTAA